Genomic DNA from Gemmatimonadota bacterium:
ACACCTTGCGGTTCAGGATGGTCATGGCTGTCCCGTTCCGGGGAATGTGGTGGATCGATTCGGGCTGACCGGCCTGAAGGAACCAGTAGTCGGCCACCTACCGGGTCAGTTCGTCGGGCCGGCCAGCTACCAGGTCAGTTCGTCCGGCCCGCTGGCTACCAGGTCAGTTCGTCCGGCCGTTTCTTCGTCGGATTGGCATAGATGTCGATGATCTCGCCGCTGCGCAGGCGGATGACCCGGTCTGCCATGTCGGCGATCGCCGCGTTGTGGGTAATGACGGCTGTCGTGGTGCCCAGCGTGCTGTTGACCGTCTCGATGACTTCCAGCACCCGCTTGCCGGTCGCATAGTCCAGGGCGCCCGTGGGCTCGTCGCACAGGAGCACTTCCGGACGCTTCGCGATGGCCCGGGCTATGGCCACGCGCTGCTGTTCGCCGCCCGACATCTGGGCCGGGAAGTGGTGCATCCGCGGTTCCAGGCCTACGAGGCGCAGGGCGTCCTCCGGCGGCATGGGTTCATCGGCAATCTCGGTGACCAGCTCCACGTTTTCCAGCGCGGTGAGGCTCGGAATCAGGTTGTAGAACTGGAAGACGAAGCCGACGGACTTACGCCGGAATCCCGTCCTCTCACTTTCGTCCGCTCCGGTCATCTCCCGATCGCGATAGAAGACCTGGCCGCCCGACGGGACGTCGAGACCACCCAGGATATTGAGCAGCGTCGACTTTCCGCTCCCCGAAGCCCCCAGGAAGACGGCGAGTTCCCCCGCGTACAGATCCAGATCGACCCCCCGAAGGGCGGAAACGTCCACTTCGCCCATGCGGTAGACCTTGGAAATGTTTCGTGCCCGAAATACCGGTTCTGCCTGATCTACGGTCACTTTAAGGCCTCCCGGCTATGCGATTACGCCAAAAGCCGCGCGAAAAGGCGCCCGCAGTTGGCAATGTCGAGAAGCTTCGCGTGTCCTATCTGTCCCTCGGAATCCGAGCTTACCTGTCCCACGGATACCGGGCCGTCGGCTGGTTGACGTAGCGCTGCAGGCCTAACGTCAGCCGCGTACCGCAACCGGGCTCCAGGCGCACCGTGA
This window encodes:
- a CDS encoding ABC transporter ATP-binding protein, yielding MGEVDVSALRGVDLDLYAGELAVFLGASGSGKSTLLNILGGLDVPSGGQVFYRDREMTGADESERTGFRRKSVGFVFQFYNLIPSLTALENVELVTEIADEPMPPEDALRLVGLEPRMHHFPAQMSGGEQQRVAIARAIAKRPEVLLCDEPTGALDYATGKRVLEVIETVNSTLGTTTAVITHNAAIADMADRVIRLRSGEIIDIYANPTKKRPDELTW